One stretch of Ipomoea triloba cultivar NCNSP0323 chromosome 8, ASM357664v1 DNA includes these proteins:
- the LOC116027783 gene encoding uncharacterized protein LOC116027783: MNTGNINIIIPPSSPRLPNSLIPPHNTSHTPPQYSKKKTSNGSFQLLSTTSKLSAIQCSQSSGGGLLAAPPTSLTNGWAAFANKVSGEWDGFGADFTEQGKPMELPESVVPEAYREWEVKVFDWQTQCPTLAHPSNFSFDYKLIRLLPTVGCEADAATRYSVDERSITTSSCTAFAYHPTTGCYVAAWAASTLELELEHCLIDPRDKESRVRIIQVLRLLRGNDDSNPTPLLELKTVKVFREQWYGPFRDGDQLGGCAIRDSAFASTPPLDASQITGVWEGPIATATFLNSPPKNVDIQEVNEGSTMVTVRDKAANLVLLPKQLWCCLKDTEISGETCCEAGWLLDKGSAITSNCILSKTGDLKQVAIAYQHATPESVPQ; encoded by the exons ATGAATACtggtaatattaatattattattcccCCTTCTTCTCCAAGGCTACCCAATTCCTTAATTCCGCCGCATAATACCAGTCATACTCCTCCACAATATTCCAAAAAGAAGACCAGTAATGGCAGTTTTCAATTGCTGAGCACCACCTCCAAATTGTCTGCCATTCAATGTAGTCAAAGCAGTGGCGGCGGCCTTTTGGCTGCGCCACCCACATCCCTCACAAacg GTTGGGCAGCGTTTGCAAATAAGGTGAGTGGTGAGTGGGATGGATTCGGAGCAGATTTCACGGAGCAAGGGAAGCCAATGGAGTTGCCGGAATCTGTTGTCCCTGAAGCCTACAGGGAGTGGGAAGTGAAGGTTTTTGATTGGCAGACTCAGTGCCCCACTCTCGCTCATCCCTCTAATTTCTCTTTCGACTACAAGTTGATTCGCCTGCTTCCTACCGTCGGCTGCGAAGCCGACGCAGCCACAAGGTACAGCGTCGACGAGAGGAGCATCACAACTTCTTCTTGTACTGCTTTTGCATATCATCCTACCACCGGATGCTATGTTGCTGCCTGGGCTGCTTCTACATTGGAGTTGGAATTGGAGCATTGCTTGATTGACCCTCGAGATAAAGAGTCTAGGGTTCGAATCATTCAAGTCCTCCGCTTATTACGTGGTAATGATGATTCTAACCCAACCCCGCTGCTGGAATTGAAGACTGTTAAGGTATTCCGCGAGCAGTGGTACGGCCCATTCCGTGACGGGGACCAGCTGGGTGGCTGCGCCATTAGAGACTCCGCATTTGCATCTACTCCACCTTTGGACGCTTCCCAGATCACTGGTGTTTGGGAAGGCCCCATAGCCACTGCCACCTTCCTTAACTCTCCTCCTAAG AATGTTGACATCCAAGAAGTCAATGAGGGCTCAACAATGGTTACAGTTCGAGACAAAGCAGCCAATCTGGTATTGCTCCCAAAGCAACTTTGGTGCTGCTTAAAGGACACCGAGATTAGCGGGGAAACTTGCTGTGAAGCCGGATGGCTGTTGGATAAAGGAAGCGCCATCACCTCCAACTGCATCTTGTCTAAAACAGGGGACTTGAAG cAAGTTGCAATAGCGTATCAACATGCAACTCCAGAATCAGTACCACAGTAA